The window tttttgaaatgtgggagaaaacatgcaaacttcaggttcagagatgcccaaatggagtaGCAACCCTGGATCTTCTgcatctcctgactatgtggtcaacatgctaaccacatggCCACGGTgcggcctttttaaaaaaattcttattgattattatttatgtccAGACTTACACACCTTGTATATTAATATGTTATTTTCTactttattacattattattcaaTTTTTATTAATGTTAGTAGTACTGCTATATATCATAGAATATATGCTTTAGTTTATGTAGTTTACAGGGTGTCTGGACACAAGCATAAATTAtacaattataaatatatatatggtttaaaaatctaatttaatatatatacaagacaaataaataataatataaataaatattgtatttttaattcatatatttaatgtatttgaatgcattattattatatataatatgtttacattttgtatgttagactttttttttacaattattttattttacttgcgtatcttgcttgatgctgtaacaagtgaatttccctgctgtgggattaataaagttctactatactatactatactatactattaatatttttcaaattgtttattttgtgtttattaattattcattaaatTAATGATTTTGCATAGTTGATGTATATTGtatgtgtatattatatgtccagactttagggacaccctgtatatgaATATACACGTACATTGtttattgtttacatattaAAATTGTTGATATATTAACACATTTGTATTCGTAGTACAATTGCAGTATTCCATTCTGTTCTATgattcattattattgtaataatgtaatgtaatgtaattaatgtaTCAATGTATACCGTGTacggggctgcacggtggccgagtggttagcatgttggccacacagtcaggagatcagtaAGACCTCGAATCCCCCcttaggcatctctgtgtgcatgttctccccatgtgtgcgtgggttttctccgggtactccggtttcctcccacattccaaaaacattaattggttaattggttactctacattgtccataggtatgaatgagagtgCGGTAAAGTGATAGGTATAGATTCAAGAGCAATGTCAACTAATTTCAGCGCCTTTAAATAGGCAAGATGTCAACTGGACTATTTtgggataataataataataataataacagacacAAAAGCACACTGGATGCGGTGACACCATCGCCATGACGACAGTGATAAGGACGGTCATTAGCAGCCAGATGGCCTGCTGGGTAACGCGAGACACTTTTCAAAGCAACAGCATCAGTTTGATGACGGCTGGAGTTACTACAAAGTGTGCGCACATTTCATCATCAACACACGTCCTGTAATCAAAGCCGGCCGATAGCGGCGTAATGGGCGTGCGCGCGCGTGGTGTCGTGTTCAGGTGCGCTGAAATAGCCTGGGTGACCCTGAGATGTGATCTGCAGGCTGATGAACGAAACATGATGCAAACTTTCATGCATTATTGAGCAGCACAAGAGGAGATGCTGGGACATGTTGTCACATCTCAAGCTAAGATCTTTACATGCTCTCCCATAATCCTTTGCAAGTGGACCATTAGCTCCAGAGATGACCTCCTTCATCCATTCGTTGGGGAAACACACAAGTAGTTCATCAGTTCACGGTTTGTGTATGACTGGTAATATTTATGCACAGGTTATTGATTGGAATAAAGGGGTGTGCATAGATGGAGCTGTCATGCTGTGACTGAATCGACAGCccccctgctggttgcagccacgtagtgcactccattttgcctcaattgctcGGAACATACAGTACTAATAAAAATCAAAGAGTGCCGGGGCCCACTTTGAcctatttatattttttgtaaaaaggatttaaaaaaaggttctatacagtatgtttaaagacaaaagctttgtgttattattattattattattattagcgtCATCATTTCAACCTTCTCTGATGACATTGTGCCTTGTTGCTCTATTTTGGCTCCCTGTGAGTTTTGGAATTATGTGTCTTGGCTTTTACTGCTCttcatggttttatttatcAGATATGCTTTTGCCATAATACACAAATCTTCTCGGACGCTCAGATCCTCTGTCACTAATGTTTTAACAGTTCCAAAAGTCCACACAAACACTCGAGGAGAGGCCGCTTTTCAATACTACGGCCCCCGTTTGTTGAACAGTCTGAGGTCGGCAAcaaatgttcatgtttttaagAGTCATGTGATGTGTAATGTAACAACGCAAAGTACCTCAGCTTGAGCTTGCTGGATGAAGTCACAACATTCCTGAAGGTGTGGCACCAGGTCCGTGTCGGGATGGTCCAGAATGCTAACTGTCTTGTAGATGAACAGGTCGGGGAAGACGTTCTCCACTCCAAAAGCCACGTTGAGGATGTGGGACACCTGAAGAGCGGTAGAATCAGACGCGAGTGGGCGGTGGGGTCTACTTAGGCCAAAATGACAGAAGGAAGACACCGAGAAGACTTACCTTGTGCTTCCTTAAGGTGCTGAAGTCGTGTGCGGCATCCTGagaacctgcacacacacagtcaatgaTCAGAACTACAGACACAAAGAGTGACCCAGTTCAGTTTAAGCAGCTTCTAAAGGTCACAGGTTCAGGTTTCTGACTTTTACAAATGGGTCAGAACAGACTCACCCAGCAGCAGGTAGGGCTTGACCACGCCCACCTGAAGGTCCCATGAGGTGTCTGGGACATATCCCAACAGCTTCTCCGGGGGGACCGGGTCGTCCACTACCGTCATCATTGACCCCTTCCAGGTCTCAATGATGCGGCGGCCACTCAGTGAAGTCACGCGGGTGCACTGCCTCTTCAGACGTGTCCGAGAGAAACTCTGGATCTCCTCAGCCAGGGACTGCATGACCAGGCCGGGCTAGGATGGACCAGACAGAAGCAGGACCCAAGACGTAGTCCTGGAAGGGAACTGATGTAGGGTGACAATTTTACTGAGCGCTCCACTTGGCTGTAAAATGTGCAAGTGGGCGGGGCTCAAGTTTCCACCAATGCTAATGCAAGCTCAGTTTAAGGTGTACCCCAAGGTTTTGTACAAAGTCCACAAAACGTCAAACTGGCTttcacattttgtgtttgtgctcGTCCTCTCAGAGTTAAAGAGCTGAGAGACTATGTCACATGACAGGTTTGATTTAAAGCCACCAGCAGGTCAGACCTTGTAATGTTAACTCAGAACACCATCAATTTTTTGGGGATCCCTGTGAACCAACAGAACCACAACttgtacaaaacaaaacacaaacctGATAGAGCACACAGTGTCATTCAGAACCAAGTCATTCATAGCCTGATATACGTACCTGACGCTGAGTGGGATGAAAGCCTGTTCCGGCGCAGGATGACACTTGGCAAACCGTCCACTTAAAAGTCCAGAAACCAAGGTGGTGGTTTAGTTCAGAATCCACAAAAAGAGACCAATTTCTCCATGCACGTCTGTGTTTAACCCGGTCCAGGTTCTCTGCCTCTGATGACACCTGGCACACATTGAAGACCAGGACCAGCACACACTCAAGACTGCGTCACTGTAGGCTTCAACTGTGAAGTGGAGCCGTGGTGCTGGAAGTTATGGCTGAAGTGTAAGTGGTGTTACGTGATATGACACCTGGCGCCACCTTCCCACTGACACAAGAGGGTGCGCTCAACTTAACATGTTTGTTGTGTGCAACTGTAACACGTCATACTGACGGATGGTTACGAAACTTGAGACGGCAAACTATTACACAGCTCTTAGTATGACAGCACAGTTGCACaagcaacaataacaatgttataGTAGTGCCTCTGTCGATCACAAGTGAACATTATCATCTTAGTAAAGACAGGATTTTGGGTATTGCATCGCTTTAGATGCTATACTTAATGAAGAGCCAGCgtatgtacatgtactgtatgtactcatGTACACAGACAAATAAATGTCCATCAAGTGTACATTAGGGTCATTCCTGCAATTTGGTGACATTCCAGCATTGTAActtccaaaataaaatgttttttgcaagAATTGTTCATATGATCGGAATGACGgcgaaaacaagaaaaacatatCTGTCGAGGTCAGGCTATTGACTTGTAATCATTTTGACCAAATCCTAGGCATGCAACGTAGTCCAAATGTCCACCCTATTATGGGacatttcatctttattcaAAAGTGATCTTAATGCATAGAGTCATTgtgcttttttacatttttaaagtgtcCCTTATTCGGTAAGTAAAAGTATTTTGTAAATATCTATAAATATCCATtatcttgggaaaaaaaagcatgttttattttgaaacaaaaTGTAGATTGAAAACTTTtaatttgcaagaaaaagttCAATGGACATGTGCCCTGTTTTTAACTCAATTCATTCACCGTATTAATAAccacaaagacaacaaaaatattatcacattttatgtcattaatgtaaaaaaaaatagggctgtcaaatgattaaaaatgttgatgaaattaatcacagttttcaaattatttcatcatgattaatcaccatttgtaactgtgtgaaatatgccaatttttactgttttttatgtacagaaagataaatgacaggacacaattgtatatatttgtgtgtattaacagctccaaatgaactgaaaacttAAAGGaacagtttggattttttgacatgaaattgtataacatccccatcagcagtgtagtgcatcaacgatGACTTACTCCctacttggtcccgtgagcccagttctgctCGGGTTTTGGGGATGAGGGACAAGGTTAGTTACTGGGGCCAGTTAAGTAAagggtttggcttctcaaaacactATGCgtccaaaagagtaatacatttgcatcacaaaaatgcctcctcaaaaaaaacagacctcaCCATTGCTCAGCCTTACTTTCTCTCTTTCGTCATATGACTGCGCGCTGtcgcttgtccattgttgtgtatgtgatgaagatggctgcgacgctcACATCTTCATTTGCTGTAGAACACATGCGTAAACAAGAACATCGCAGTCATCTTCATGGACAGGCAATAGCACGCAGTGATAAAGTGACGCCGAACGATTGTTAGgtctgatttttcttttttctctctttttaacgcatattgttttgagaagtcaaactattatttaAGTGGTCCTAGCAACTAACCTACCAAAATCCAACCAAAACTAGGCTCACTGGACCAAGTGGGTGGTAAGTCACCattgatacactacactgctgatggggatgtcaaacaACATAATATCAAATCTGAACAATCCCTTaaaaagataccacacacgTCCTAAAAAGTATCTGCctgtctctttaatagtagcagaacatttgaatcacacttttacCGTGTTATTACGAGCCACGATGCGTTGCGGTCAAAAGcaccacgtaatttaagttgaattcacgttttgagagTACATGTATTTTCTAGGATTGCAGAGCATACATGAATgctgcaaattgtacttccgcagtaaaagttatgttagtgagtgataaaaaTATCCGCTTACtgcttttatttgtctttctgtttatttagaccacacatgcccatataataaaaatgttgttgtgatgttcagtgTCCATGATTGCACCTCACTGTTGTCTAGAGACGATGACGACGTGTCACGAGCGGatgagagacgtgtttgtgagctggagatgcatatacagtacagtatggtgTTGGACTTAAacagctgttgatgtgttcaggtcagaataaagttataaaagagcatcagactctgtgcgGGGACGCTATTGTGTCTCCGTCTGCCATTATAACGGAGAGGTGCGGCACGACATGATGCGCGTGTGTTATTTACACTAAaaaatttaacgtaattaaCTAAATAACTTAGTTACTGCCGTTGACAGCACTAAAGCAACAAAAGGGTAACAGTGTGAGCtcctgagtgagtgagtgagctcctcaccctctctctttGGGTGAGTccaggaaactcatttcagccgcttgtatctgcgatcttgttctttcagtcacgacccaaagctgatgaccataggtgagggtgggaacatactgtacatggaccggtaaattgacCACAACGGTAccgcgaccgcattactgcagacgctgcgccgatccacctgtcgacctcacgctccaaccttccctaagtcatgaacaagaccccgagatacttgaactcctccacctggggtaggaactcattcccaacccagatGGTGCaattcacccttttccgactgagacccttggccttggatttggaggtgcagagtttcatcccagaagcttcacactcagctgcaaaccgtcccactaaacgctgaaggtcacagcccgatgaggccatcaggaccacatcgcctgcaaatagcacagatgagatcctaaggcccccgaactggactcacTTGACACCTTGGCTgagcctagaaattctgtccatgaaaataaggaacagaatcggtgacaaagggcagccttggcggaggccaacgttcaccgagaacaggctcgacttactgctggcaatgcgaaccaggatCCTGCTCCGGTTGTGCAGGGACCGAATggcattagattagattatcaTCTAATTTTACTAACGGCCCTGgctggacaactcctgtacgactgagagtcTACACAGACGCATCTAATTTTACTATAAAAATAATGCACACCCAACATACACATCAGGGACAGTTTCTAGTTCTATATTTTTTATGTCGTTAACCCATTTGCTTTTCTATTAACTTCCACACCCTTTTGTCTAACTGGACGGATCTTTTGTTTGCAGTTTGTGGTGCTCTAATGACGTACACAACCTGGTCATCCCTGTGTCAGCCAATGTCCTCTGTTGGACTTGGCCAGTAAAACGTCTTCAATACACTCATGACTAATATCATCTTCAACATTCAACATGACTAATGGTTAAGGTTCAGAAAGTTAACAATGCAGCATTGCCCAATATTTTCTCACTTTACATCCCTTCTCCAACTCTTTTTCTCCTTATTTAGTCCTCCTGTAGGCTCAATTAGTCTAATTACTTCATCATTTTTACATTGTTATGTTTTAAGTTTGAAGTGGACTTACAATTTGAAATGTgattgttcaaattcaaatgtttttttaagcaaaatatGGCTTGTAATACCATGGTAACACAAATGGCATCAAATTGTAGTATGTCCACTAGAGGGTGCCACGTTCCCTCCGCTAACATTTCCTCCATCCATTTTTGACTGTCCTCACTAGGTTCATGGGTATGGTGGGCCCATCCCGGAGTACAATGAACTGgtacgccagccaatcgcagggctgaCCACatataacatgtttttggaatgaatacccggagagaacccacgcacggggagaacatgcgaactccacacagggatgtTCCAACCTAGATACGAACCCAGGAGCTCCTGACTGCAAGACCAACATGCCTATCACTAGGCCAATGTGTGGCCCTCTGACGTTTCAGTTGATGCTAGAAGCAAGCATTCTTGAGACATTAATGACAACAATGTCATCATTAACGGTGGCTTTAAAAAGCAACTTTCAATTCACCTTCCTTCTTACTGCACATactttaaatattatttactTGAAAGTAAAGACatttggtggaggaggaggatgccTGATGAAGCTTCCTGCGCGCTTGTGTTACATTGTGTTTGCCTGTTATAGTTGTTTTCAAGTCGGCCATCTTTGAAGGACAAAGCCTCTCCTGGATGTTGCACTAATCTTGCATGTGCAGCTGTGGTTTTGTTTATATTGGAGAAGACTGTGGTAGTTTCCCAGAATAGAGCAGCCAGTGCAACGAGAGAGAAACTATTTGGCTTAAATTGGATCTTTTTAATGCCctacagtgcacacacacacgcgcgcacacctTGACCGGTCctacaaatacatttaatcagacAGGACGCAGGGAGAACATAAATGTGTCATGATAAGACCCTCCTGACAAACATGAGGAGCTCCTCCACACAAgcaccacacacaaacaactgAGAGGCAGAAGGAGGAGAAAGGATGGAGGAAAAGTGCTGACAGGCTCTTCTGTGTGTTGACACATGAGTCAGAAAATCCAGAGAcccttggtgtgtgtgtgttggcttgAAGTCAATTTAAACACGAGAAGCTCCTGCCACATCTGACAACCATTACtgctatcacacacacacactttgcagCGTCATCCCACTTCAGAGGAGCAATAACCAAGCAGAGCAGTTAATGCACTGGGGGGTTCAAAGGTCAAGCACTCAGTCAGTAAAGTGGTGACATCACCCCTGGCCACTCAGCTCCTTCACTTATATGGATAAGAGCTGCACCGCATATTGGGAGGTGTAGTCCACTTCATATGTGCTGTATATGGAGGCTGCTatcattattacatttatacAAGCGTGATGAGATGGATAGTTTTCAGTTCTGTACTATGTTTACTGGACACATACCAGTTTTTCTGTATTaacttggtatcggatcgatacaaATTTTGCATTATCCCCTCTCCAATTGGAATGTGCTCAAACTCAGAGTTTGTGCTTGGAGGTCAAAGCCCATGGAATATGTCCTTCTTTTCTATTATCAGCAAGCCATAAAGAGAAGCGGACCTTACCTGAGCCTGGACAGGCTGGTACGAGAGCAGTGCCGTCACACCTTTCACATGCGGACCGGATCCAAGAACATGAAGAAGCACATGTTAAACGTTAGCTACGTGCTCACTGTATCAATCTATAGTAATTATTATAAGtaattattaaaatgaaaaaaagtaaacatacagtatattaaaatgtatatatgttttaaaaagttgccaatgtttcttcagtttatattatatatttatcatgacttttatattattactatataattatataaGAAAATACGCATTTTTGCCTATGTGTCCAACCTGACAGTTTGTGGACATACTAATGGACCAGAACCTTCTGTGGTCGTGTTAAACGTGGGGGGCCAAAACCGCTGGCAGGGAAAAAGAGTTAACAGTCAGAACCAACATGACCTCTCAGGTTTCTGATGACTGGAAGCCACCCATTTGATACTTGGATCAATACTTTTGTAACACATCCGCATCTACTCATTGACTTTGTCTGTTAAcgatcctttgatttttcagtatgcagcccacggtgaaaaaaatatgtacacaatacaatatatgttgtaagtatgtatgtactgtatgtatatgttgtaATATTTATAGGTTTGTATTAAGTATGTAttcattatttctttttattttaaaatgatgtattttctTAAATAGTcaattatttgttattaattaaataaaacttttttgtagaatgtatgtatatgtgtatctTTTATGTTCAGATTTGAGGGACACCCATAGAGACACGATGAGGTCACATGACGACTCCAGAGGGAGGAAGGAGGCAAGAGGAGGGGTAAAGAAAGGAGGTCAGGAAGAGAGTGATTAGAAGAGATGTACGGGTGAAAGAAAGGAGGAAGGGGGTGAGGATGAGTGAGGAAGGGAGTAGTCCAGGAGGGAGGGGGAAGAGGAGGTGAAAGTGTGAACAACTCGGCCCCTCCCGTTTCCTCTAGCCGCCCGCCGACCGGACCTCTGAGTCAGAACGGCACCAAGCAGCGGGACGATCGCTTGATCTCTGCCCGTCCGGACTCAAAACTCGGCTTCAACTTGCTTTTGGACCGACATGCTCTCCGCGGGACTGTGCGTGCCTCTGCTGGCCGCGGCGTGCTGTGCGCTGTGGCCGGCCGCGGTCCGGGCAGCGTCCTGCGAGCCGGTTCGGATCCCACTGTGCCGGTCCATGCCCTGGAACATGACCAAGATGCCGAACCACCTCCACCACAGCACGCAGGACAACGCCGTGCTGGCCATCGAGCAGTTTGAAGGGCTGCTGGGTGAGTGCCTTTATTAGATTCTCAGTTAACATGACAGCTACCTGCTGCTTCAAAGTTTATTTACACCTCTAATTTAAGTGTACTTGCCACGGCTCCGTTTTGTGGCCAGCAGAAGGTTCTGGAGATGAACACAATCATTATAGGAGACTAGGTAGGACTGTCACATTGAGCATTGCCTCTACCACATGACACTGCATGGTTTATGCATCAATCACCTGTGAGTATCTTTACTCTGGGAAGCTCCTCCCACTGTTGCTCGAGGACGACATGGTGGTCGCAGTGACGACATCAGCATTGACGTGGTGAATCTGTGACATCACAATAAAGGATTTTAAATGCCAAGCCCTGCCAAATAAACATATGGCATCATGGATGCTAATTAATTTCCTTCTGTTCTGAAGTCCACACACCGGACTGGACTGGACCTTTGACCTACTTGACCTAGTTCACCCAGCTGAGCCGAACCTATTTATAAATCCTGAACGTGGTTCTCATACAGCACCAGGTGATGTGTTTGGACCGCATTAAACGGCTGTGGTCCTGTGGTTCTGGCCCATCTTCCTTTTTTATAATGAAAAGATGTCCTGCTGGCCCGGTTCTGTCCTGTTTCGGCCTGAACAGGTATGAAATGAAAAGGATGTAGCGATGCAGGTCACAGATCATAAACTACATCATAATCCATGGCTGGGTTCTTGCTTTACTACCGTGTCACGAAGCACATCTGGTCCTGTTCTGGCCCGGATTCTCacgctcctttttttctttttttgtgtgatgaGCTCATGCGACCTTAAATTAAAGGCCTTGGTTCTTCTTGTTCCCATTGAGACATGCATAACTGATTTGGTCTGATGGAAACCATAAACCAGCAGTTAGATgtcaaagaaaatgttttaaaaacattagTGTTGATCTATTGATCCTAAATGGATGACGttagagcaggggtagggaacccatggctcgggagccagatgtggctgtTTTGATGAccgcatctggctctcagacgtttcttaacacgataacatttattttgaggctgttttttttggttgcttttttactttttcacattctaaaaatacaatttatgaaaaaaagtaaaaaaaaaaaaaaaaaaaactgcaaaaatcagcagtaatttgtaatctaacagaaaaaaagttgtaattttacaagaataacttgGTAATAttacgggggaaaaaaaatttcattttgagttgaaatatgaaagaaaacatgtttttttaaaaggggTGATATTATGaccaaaaataatatcattttagtagcatagagttgaaaaaatgtgtttaaaaaaagtcgtaaaatgacaagcaaacaaaacaaaatacattttgggaACATTAAATTGggcaaaagttataattttatgggaataaagttaaaatattgtgggaataaaatcatattacaacaaaacaaaacagcaatttttttgactgacattttaaagtaaaatattacaaaaatcacagttgaaaataactaaataaataaataaaacatggaaCTGTCTCacgcattttaatccatccaatTCAGAGACTTAatttattctaaaattgttgcttaaaaatgcactctTTTACTTGTATTCTCtgttaaaaatatgatatggctctcgcagaaatacattttaaaatatgtggctttcatggctctcttagccaaaaaggttcccgacccctgcattAGAGCATCCAAGACCAATGTGTGATGTCTGTTTGGACCGTTACAAACAGTGGTTCCTTTTTAGATGCGTTGTCACGTCAACAAGCTGGTTTTGAGGATGGAGGTTAGGGCTGTTATGATTAGGGTTTAAGAGCTGGGGATTTAGGTGTTGGTTTGTACGGTTTGGGGTTTAGGGATTGCCATTAGGACTTCAGGGTTAGGGTTTTTGCAGTTTGGGGTTTTAGGTTTAATTAGGAGTTAATTAGTTTGTGGTTTAGGCATTTGGTTTAGGGGTTAAGGGATTTACTGTTTAGGGTCTAAGGGGTTAGGTAATTAAGCATTGGGTTTAGCAGTAAGGGGTTTCACGGTTTGGGGTTTAGGGGATGATCTTAGGAATTGGGATTAGGGTTTAGGGGCTCTGCGTCCATTACACTTGAAGTCTTGTGGTCCACAGTATGTGGTCCACAATCCAGATTTCATCCAAACTTTGTCACCTGGTGACCTGGCATGGACTACAGTTTCATTTTggattaattttgtcttttcaaGCACGGCGCTGCTGATAGTCACTATCAAGCTCCTTTTGTGTTCCTGATTAGCTGAACTGGTAACATGCACGTTCACCGCATTCCTTAACCTTATTTTTAACTTTCTCTTCATTGTATTCCATGTTCAACTACACCTCAATAGGCGAGCATGGTACGCTGGTCACTGTTTCCCGTAGGAAAACCCTTGCAGGGTCAAATTGTGGTCTTCGTAAAAGCTTTAATACATGTACATGcaatgtgttgagaatgttaaaaagtgactCAAGTGTCAtg is drawn from Dunckerocampus dactyliophorus isolate RoL2022-P2 chromosome 9, RoL_Ddac_1.1, whole genome shotgun sequence and contains these coding sequences:
- the dusp19a gene encoding dual specificity protein phosphatase 19a gives rise to the protein MQSLAEEIQSFSRTRLKRQCTRVTSLSGRRIIETWKGSMMTVVDDPVPPEKLLGYVPDTSWDLQVGVVKPYLLLGSQDAAHDFSTLRKHKVSHILNVAFGVENVFPDLFIYKTVSILDHPDTDLVPHLQECCDFIQQAQAEKGVVLVHCNTGISRAPAAIIGYLMSRDDQSFDDALSCVKAARPTACPNPGFLEQLRKYKMEKMPARKH